In a genomic window of Neoarius graeffei isolate fNeoGra1 chromosome 13, fNeoGra1.pri, whole genome shotgun sequence:
- the LOC132896111 gene encoding phospholipase A2 inhibitor gamma subunit B-like has product MKSQVTLLLICMLFSKALSLTCHQCVPSASGKCTEEQTTCSDQCLTSTTAVYLSGTKLTDVNVKTCGVPELCANGSINMGAVKVTSNTKCCSTNLCNSETLPALPKQAPNGRMCYTCDATNCSGTVNCEGDEDRCLSASVQQGSDTLSMKGCVSKSFCVGIESTSIPGIGISRVKCCEGNLCNSAKSVTLSFLLMIVPLLSSILFY; this is encoded by the exons ATGAAGTCTCAAgtcacactgctgctcatctgcatgctTTTCTCCAAAG CACTGTCACTGACTTGTCATCAGTGTGTGCCATCAGCATCTGGAAAATGCaccgaggaacagacaacctgctcTGATCAGTGTCTCACTTCAACCACTGCTGTTTACctta GTGGTACAAAGCTTACAGATGTAAATGTTAAGACTTGTGGAGTGCCAGAATTGTGTGCAAATGGGAGCATAAACATGGGAGCAGTAAAAGTGACCAGCAATACCAAATGCTGTAGCACTAATCTCTGCAACAGTGAAACACTACCAG CTCTTCCAAAGCAGGCTCCCAATGGGAGAATGTGTTACACTTGTGATGCAACTAATTGTTCTGGAACAGTGAACTGTGAAGGAGATGAAGATCGCTGTCTCAGTGCATCAG ttcAACAAGGTAGCGATACCCTATCTATGAAAGGATGTGTGTCCAAGAGCTTCTGTGTTGGAATTGAATCTACAAGCATTCCAGGAATTGGCATATCACGTGTAAAGTGTTGTGAGGGAAATCTTTGTAACAGTGCTAAGAGCGTCACACTGAGTTTTCTCCTCATGATCGTCCCTCTGCTCTCCTCCATCCTCTTCTACTGA